CATGCCCGGCTTGACTGCCATACCCTCCAAGCCCGGCATCCGTTTCATCACTAGACCGCTCGATGGTGCGACCACCTTGAGCGTTCGGAATATCTCGCCGGTCTCCTCCAGCCGGGCAATCTGCTCCGGGGCGATGTCCCAGTAAGAAAGACGAGTCCGAGCCGCTTCGACCAAGCCCTCGGCCCTTCGACGGGCCTCGTTATCTGATTCTTTGAACTTCTTGGCGTAGGCGATGGCAGACAGGAGCTCCTGCTCGGTCTGGACGAGTTCGGGCGAGTAGATCTCGAACAGCGGCTGGCCCTTCCTGACCGGCTCGCCGACGTAGTTGACGTACACCTTCTCCACCCAACCCGAGTACTTGGTGGTCACCGTGACCATCCGTTCCTGGTCGTACTCCAGATAGCCGACGGTTCGAATGTCGTGGGTCAGATCACGGCGCTCGGCCAGGGCACTTTGGACGTTCATGTTCTGGACTACCGCTGAATCGATGGTCACGGTCGTCCCTGCGCCCATCGCTTGATCGACTTCGTCCGAATAGACGGGAACGTAGTCCATACCCATCTCGTCCTTCGCCGGAACCGGCGACGAGATCGTCGGATCCATCGGATTGCGATAGAAGAGAATCTCCCTCTCTCCGCTAGTGATGGACTCAGCTTCTTCGGCGAAGACAGGCACGTAGTCCATACCCATCTCGTCCTTCGCCGGCACGGGAGAGGTGATCGTCGGATCCATCGGGTTGCGATAGAAGAGAATCTCTCTTTCACCACTCGCCGGGCTGCCTGCCACGCTGCCGCCATCTCGGACGCGAACCAACGTCATGCCACATATCGGGCACTCACCTGGCTCGTCCTCCAGAATGTGTGGATGCATCGAGCACGTCCACAGACCGCCCTGCTCCTCACTCGCCGCTGCAACACCTTCCCCGCTCATTCGCGAATCCGCGGTTGGGCGAAGCCAATCGTCAACCGGGTGGATACTCAGGGGATCGAAGAAGAGAATGAAAGAGAGCGCAAAGCCGACCCCGACCCAAAGAAGTGATCCGAGCCATCGCTTTGCTCCTCCTGCGCGCTTGTTTTCCTTTGTCATGACTCAAATCACTCCGTAGTTGTCGTGTTCGATAGAGATTCGCCAAGTGCTCCCTCGAGCTTCGCTATGCCGACGAGATAGTCGGTCTTGGCGCGGGCCACTGCGGTATGTGCCTGGAAGAGCACATGTTCCGCATCCAACAGATCCAGGGCATTCAGGGTCCCGGCGATGTATCCGGCCTGGGCAGATTCGAGGGCCTCTTCCGCCTGAACAACCAGGAGGTCTTCGACAAGCCGCAGCTGGCGCCAGCTGAGCGGCACCCGAAGGGTCAGATCGCCAACAGCAGAGTCAATCGAGGCAGCGACGTCCCGCCTGGCCTCTCTTGCGGCGCGCTCGAGCTCGACGGCTTCTTCCACTCCCGCCGCGAGCTTCTTGCGCCAGATCGGGAGAGTGATCCCACCCTGAAGCCCGATGATGTCCTCGCCGTTCCCTTCTGGGGGCTGAAGTCGGCCCGGCGCATCGTCGCGCGGATCGACAATCGTGTAGGTCAATCCAACCTTGAAGTCTGGCCGGTAGCCTTTTTCGGCCAGCCGGATCAGAGCGTCAGCGCGCGAAATCCTGGCGTTCGCTGCGGCAAGCTCCGGTCGATAGCGGAGAGCTGTTTCGAGAAGAACACTGTGATCCAGCTCAATCTCCAGCACCTCAGGCAAGAGATCATTCGGCGGCGAGGCCAACGCCGAGCGGTCACGAAGCGCATTGATCTGCGCCGAGAGCGCCACACGTCTCGCTTCGATGTCTAGCAGTTCTCTTTCGACCTTCGTGATCTCCGCTTGGAGCTTCACAACACCTTGGCCCAGTCCAACTCCTGTCGAGTAGCGGGCTCGGGAGATTTCCTCATGCTGCAGCAGGTGCGTGCGGTACTCCTCCGTAATCACCTCGAACCGATTGAGAAATGAAAGCTCGTGGTAAAGACGCCTGGCCTCTGTGACCAGCGTCAACTCCTTCGCCTCGACCTCCGCTTCTAACGCCGCGGCGCCGTAGAGGGCTGCTTGCTCCTTGAGAGCCAGCTTCCCGACCCACGGCAGCCCCTGGAAGTAGCCCGCTGAGAGACGCTGAGGGCCCGTTCGGGTTTCAGGCGTTCCCAAGAACGCGGTCAAGCTGGCAACCGGGTCTGGAAGCGCCTTGACTTGAGGCGCCTCGAGAGCCGCCGCTCGAGCTCGGGCCTTCGCAGCAGCAACACCTGGGTTTCGATCCAGGATCTCGCCTACCAACTCCCGCAGAGCAGGTTCTTCAATGTTCTCCAGGATCCGCTCCGAAGCGGACGCGCTGGATGGGGCCGTTGAGCCCGGACGATGATCAGC
This portion of the Rhodothermales bacterium genome encodes:
- a CDS encoding efflux RND transporter periplasmic adaptor subunit yields the protein MTKENKRAGGAKRWLGSLLWVGVGFALSFILFFDPLSIHPVDDWLRPTADSRMSGEGVAAASEEQGGLWTCSMHPHILEDEPGECPICGMTLVRVRDGGSVAGSPASGEREILFYRNPMDPTITSPVPAKDEMGMDYVPVFAEEAESITSGEREILFYRNPMDPTISSPVPAKDEMGMDYVPVYSDEVDQAMGAGTTVTIDSAVVQNMNVQSALAERRDLTHDIRTVGYLEYDQERMVTVTTKYSGWVEKVYVNYVGEPVRKGQPLFEIYSPELVQTEQELLSAIAYAKKFKESDNEARRRAEGLVEAARTRLSYWDIAPEQIARLEETGEIFRTLKVVAPSSGLVMKRMPGLEGMAVKPGMETYHIANLSSLWLSVEIFENQVAWIRENTSAEVVFTYFPGETFRGRVRFIEPEFSEKTRTLRVKLEVPNPGRRLRAGMFATVTFQPVAARGAITVPSLSVLRTGQRNVVVVDLGEGRFSPREVVLGHQGSQYVEVLEGLEDGDRVITSAQFLIDSEASLQEAIQKMIAQKQAAASDQGEGDHAE
- a CDS encoding TolC family protein; the encoded protein is MFFGRQLFAVILLPVTFLAATELLAQDSADHRPGSTAPSSASASERILENIEEPALRELVGEILDRNPGVAAAKARARAAALEAPQVKALPDPVASLTAFLGTPETRTGPQRLSAGYFQGLPWVGKLALKEQAALYGAAALEAEVEAKELTLVTEARRLYHELSFLNRFEVITEEYRTHLLQHEEISRARYSTGVGLGQGVVKLQAEITKVERELLDIEARRVALSAQINALRDRSALASPPNDLLPEVLEIELDHSVLLETALRYRPELAAANARISRADALIRLAEKGYRPDFKVGLTYTIVDPRDDAPGRLQPPEGNGEDIIGLQGGITLPIWRKKLAAGVEEAVELERAAREARRDVAASIDSAVGDLTLRVPLSWRQLRLVEDLLVVQAEEALESAQAGYIAGTLNALDLLDAEHVLFQAHTAVARAKTDYLVGIAKLEGALGESLSNTTTTE